One Luteimonas sp. MC1825 DNA segment encodes these proteins:
- a CDS encoding SPOR domain-containing protein: protein MDSGLKQRLIGAAVLIALAVIFLPMLVQGPAPDSGVSDLSLQVPSAPGGQYATRDLPLVVPNATSSAGLLADDGSLATVDTATAPTPAGARSDDAADLSSAQPLVEEDGVVATPLPPDPAAAAAAPAAAVVPTPAVTPAVAAAKPVDAPKPVAAAPAQRLPAATAGGDYVVSFGAYATRADAGAVVDRLRKASLPGYVEETTVNGRDAWRVRIGPYASRADAESARITAGGIGSRAQAQVVALDARPSATPAARPVATAPAPAKPAASTPSTVSAVPAPAATPPAAAAGTGFAVQLGAFGNAADAQALRDRLRAAGIGAFTDTVQTDKGALTRVKAGPVLTRAEADQLKARIKSSQGIDGLVRAHP from the coding sequence TGATCGCGCTTGCGGTGATCTTCCTGCCGATGCTTGTCCAGGGCCCGGCCCCGGACAGCGGCGTGTCCGACCTGTCGCTGCAGGTGCCGTCGGCGCCCGGCGGCCAGTACGCAACGCGCGACCTGCCGCTGGTGGTGCCCAATGCCACCAGCAGCGCAGGCCTGCTCGCCGATGACGGCAGCCTGGCGACGGTCGACACCGCCACTGCGCCGACGCCCGCGGGCGCACGCTCCGACGACGCCGCCGACCTGTCCAGCGCGCAGCCGCTGGTCGAGGAAGACGGCGTGGTGGCAACGCCGCTGCCGCCCGATCCCGCGGCCGCTGCCGCAGCGCCAGCCGCGGCTGTGGTTCCCACGCCGGCTGTAACCCCTGCAGTCGCGGCAGCGAAGCCCGTGGATGCGCCAAAGCCCGTCGCCGCCGCGCCCGCGCAGCGCCTGCCGGCCGCCACTGCCGGTGGCGACTACGTGGTGAGCTTCGGCGCCTACGCCACGCGCGCCGACGCCGGCGCGGTCGTCGATCGCCTGCGCAAGGCCAGCCTGCCGGGCTACGTGGAGGAAACCACGGTCAACGGTCGCGACGCCTGGCGCGTGCGCATCGGTCCCTACGCCTCGCGCGCGGACGCCGAATCGGCGCGCATCACCGCCGGCGGCATCGGTTCGCGTGCGCAGGCGCAGGTGGTCGCGCTCGACGCGCGCCCGTCCGCCACGCCCGCGGCCAGGCCAGTCGCCACGGCTCCGGCACCGGCGAAGCCGGCGGCCAGCACGCCCTCCACAGTTTCCGCGGTGCCCGCGCCCGCCGCCACGCCACCCGCCGCCGCCGCCGGCACCGGTTTCGCCGTGCAGCTCGGCGCGTTCGGCAACGCCGCGGATGCGCAGGCGCTGCGTGACCGCCTTCGGGCTGCCGGCATCGGTGCATTCACCGACACCGTGCAGACCGACAAGGGCGCACTCACGCGCGTCAAGGCCGGTCCGGTGCTCACCCGCGCCGAAGCGGACCAGCTCAAGGCGCGGATCAAGTCTTCGCAGGGCATCGACGGCCTGGTGCGCGCGCATCCCTGA
- the lpxH gene encoding UDP-2,3-diacylglucosamine diphosphatase, whose amino-acid sequence MATLFVSDLHLDPARPDITRLFGAFLDGEARSADALYILGDLFEAWVGDDDPSETGAFVAERLAALAASGVPVHFMHGNRDFLLGAAYARRAGMHLLDDPTVIALHGRRALLMHGDTLCIDDLAYQQFRAQTRNPAWQAQFLAQPLAARLAFAHQARAASQARQGELRDAGTMEAITDAAPSAVEAAFREHGVDLLIHGHTHRPAVHVLDVDARACTRVVLGDWYEQGSVLRVDADGMRLDSLEA is encoded by the coding sequence ATGGCCACCCTCTTCGTCTCCGACCTGCACCTCGATCCGGCGCGCCCGGACATCACCCGCCTGTTCGGCGCGTTCCTTGACGGCGAAGCCCGCAGCGCCGACGCCCTTTACATCCTCGGCGACCTGTTCGAAGCCTGGGTGGGCGATGACGACCCGTCGGAGACCGGCGCGTTCGTGGCCGAGCGCCTCGCCGCGCTCGCCGCGTCGGGCGTGCCGGTGCATTTCATGCACGGCAACCGCGATTTTCTGCTGGGTGCCGCCTACGCGCGCCGTGCCGGCATGCACCTGCTGGACGACCCGACCGTCATCGCCCTGCACGGACGGCGCGCACTCCTGATGCACGGCGACACGCTGTGCATCGATGACCTCGCCTACCAGCAGTTCCGCGCGCAGACCCGCAACCCGGCGTGGCAGGCGCAGTTCCTCGCGCAACCGCTCGCGGCGAGGCTCGCCTTCGCCCACCAGGCGCGCGCCGCCAGCCAGGCGCGCCAGGGCGAACTGCGCGACGCCGGCACCATGGAAGCGATCACCGACGCCGCACCAAGCGCCGTCGAGGCCGCATTCCGCGAGCATGGCGTGGACCTGCTGATCCACGGCCACACCCACCGCCCCGCGGTCCACGTGCTGGATGTCGACGCCCGCGCCTGCACGCGCGTGGTGCTCGGCGACTGGTACGAGCAGGGATCGGTGTTGCGCGTGGATGCCGATGGCATGCGCCTGGACAGCCTGGAGGCCTGA
- a CDS encoding ferritin-like domain-containing protein — protein MSVGASLFDHARDCLAAASPEDKVAATHAAADAFRIGGFAIDADAPAPRPIAMPGRPPRPRLVHPRELPRRGFGSDEGRAAFIHAIAHIEFNAIDLGWDAVYRFRGMPAQYYADWVMVADDEARHFTMLRTRLQAMGFDYGDFGAHNGLWEMAEKTAHDVLARMALVPRVLEARGLDVTPGMIVKLRALGDHATADILEVILREEIAHVAAGSRWFRWCCEREGIDPEPRFRALLVEYARAVLHGPFNVDARSAAGFSENELAALVQISG, from the coding sequence CTGAGCGTGGGCGCCTCGCTGTTCGACCACGCGCGCGACTGCCTCGCCGCGGCCTCCCCGGAGGACAAGGTGGCCGCGACGCACGCGGCTGCCGACGCGTTCCGGATCGGCGGGTTCGCGATCGATGCCGACGCGCCAGCGCCACGGCCCATCGCGATGCCCGGCCGCCCGCCGCGCCCGCGCCTGGTGCACCCGCGCGAGTTGCCGCGCAGGGGCTTCGGCAGCGATGAGGGGCGCGCGGCGTTCATCCACGCGATCGCGCACATCGAGTTCAACGCCATCGACCTCGGCTGGGACGCGGTCTATCGCTTCCGCGGCATGCCGGCGCAGTACTACGCCGACTGGGTGATGGTGGCCGACGACGAGGCGCGGCACTTCACGATGCTGCGCACGCGCCTGCAGGCGATGGGCTTCGACTACGGCGATTTCGGCGCGCACAACGGGCTGTGGGAAATGGCCGAGAAGACCGCGCACGACGTGCTGGCGCGCATGGCGCTGGTGCCGCGGGTGCTCGAGGCGCGCGGGCTGGACGTGACGCCTGGGATGATCGTGAAGCTGCGCGCGCTGGGCGACCATGCGACGGCCGACATCCTGGAGGTGATCCTGCGCGAGGAGATCGCGCACGTGGCCGCCGGCAGCCGCTGGTTCCGCTGGTGCTGCGAGCGCGAGGGCATCGATCCGGAGCCGCGCTTCCGCGCATTGCTGGTCGAGTACGCGCGCGCGGTGCTGCACGGGCCGTTCAACGTCGATGCGCGCAGCGCGGCGGGTTTCAGCGAGAACGAGCTGGCGGCGCTGGTACAGATTTCGGGCTGA
- the purF gene encoding amidophosphoribosyltransferase — MCGIVGIVGTTEVAPALYDGLTVLQHRGQDAAGIATAVGTQLRVHKGNGLVRDVFDARAMALLDGRVGIGHCRYPTAGSEGSDEAQPFYVNSPFGIALAHNGNLVNTDALRREVFETDRRNVNTQSDSEVLLNVFAHELDRSRALSPETAFDAVEGVMRRAKGGFSVVAVVLGLGLVAFRDRNGIRPLVLGKRETAEGTEYCVASESVALDILGFEHLRDVAPGEGIVITARGELHARQCAEPAEHAPCIFEYVYFARPDSMIENISVHKARMRMGVTLGEKILRERPDHDIDVVIPIPDTSRDSALELANVLNVKYREGFIKNRYVGRTFIMPGQVERAKSVRRKLNPIPLEFRNRVVLLVDDSIVRGTTSRQIVQMARDAGARKVYLASAAPPVRYPNIYGIDMPSVEELVANGRSEKEIEELLGCDWLVYQDLADLESAVAGHKFPGKKFDSSCFSGEYVTGIEPGYFERLRQLRSDEAKKKRRVGA, encoded by the coding sequence ATGTGCGGCATCGTCGGCATCGTTGGCACCACTGAAGTCGCACCCGCGCTGTACGACGGCCTGACCGTGCTCCAGCACCGCGGCCAGGACGCCGCGGGCATTGCCACCGCGGTTGGCACCCAGCTGCGCGTGCACAAGGGCAACGGCCTGGTGCGCGATGTCTTCGATGCGCGCGCCATGGCGCTGCTGGATGGCCGCGTGGGCATCGGCCACTGCCGCTACCCGACCGCGGGCTCGGAGGGCAGCGACGAGGCGCAGCCGTTCTACGTCAATTCGCCATTCGGCATCGCGCTGGCGCACAACGGGAACCTGGTCAACACCGACGCGCTGCGCCGCGAAGTGTTCGAGACCGACCGCCGCAACGTCAACACCCAGTCCGATTCCGAGGTCCTGCTCAACGTGTTCGCGCATGAGCTCGACCGCAGCCGCGCGCTGTCGCCGGAGACCGCGTTCGATGCCGTGGAAGGCGTGATGCGCCGTGCGAAGGGCGGGTTTTCCGTGGTGGCGGTGGTGCTCGGGCTGGGCCTGGTCGCGTTCCGCGACCGCAACGGCATCCGCCCGCTGGTGCTCGGCAAGCGGGAGACCGCGGAAGGCACCGAATACTGCGTGGCCTCGGAATCCGTGGCGCTCGACATCCTTGGCTTCGAGCACCTGCGCGACGTGGCGCCGGGCGAGGGCATCGTGATCACCGCGCGCGGCGAGCTGCATGCGCGGCAGTGCGCGGAGCCGGCCGAGCATGCGCCGTGCATCTTCGAATACGTGTATTTCGCGCGCCCGGACTCGATGATCGAGAACATCTCGGTGCACAAGGCGCGCATGCGCATGGGCGTGACGCTGGGCGAGAAGATCCTGCGCGAGCGGCCCGACCACGACATCGACGTGGTGATCCCGATCCCCGACACCTCGCGCGATTCCGCGCTCGAGCTCGCCAACGTGCTCAACGTGAAGTACCGCGAGGGCTTCATCAAGAACCGCTACGTGGGCCGCACCTTCATCATGCCGGGGCAGGTGGAGCGGGCGAAATCCGTGCGCCGCAAGCTCAATCCCATCCCGCTCGAGTTCCGCAACCGCGTGGTGCTGCTGGTGGACGATTCCATCGTGCGCGGCACCACGTCCAGGCAGATCGTGCAGATGGCGCGCGATGCCGGCGCGCGCAAGGTCTACCTGGCCTCCGCGGCGCCGCCGGTGCGCTATCCGAACATCTACGGCATCGACATGCCGTCGGTCGAGGAGCTGGTGGCGAATGGCCGCAGCGAGAAGGAGATCGAGGAATTGCTGGGCTGCGACTGGCTGGTCTACCAGGACCTCGCCGACCTCGAATCCGCGGTGGCCGGGCACAAGTTCCCCGGCAAGAAGTTCGACAGCTCCTGTTTCAGCGGCGAGTACGTGACCGGCATCGAGCCGGGCTACTTCGAGCGCCTGCGCCAGCTGCGCTCCGACGAGGCGAAGAAGAAGCGCCGCGTCGGCGCCTGA